The DNA region GTTTTAAAGACAAAACCAGTTCAATCTCGAGCTATGAACCCAATGTGGAACGAGGACCTGATGTTTGTTGCTGCTGAACCCTTTGACGATCATCTGATCGTTTCAGTTGAAGATcgtgtaggtccaagcaaagatgAGACCTTAGGAAGGGTAGTTATACCATTGAACGCTATTGAGAGGCGTGCAGATGATCGATTAATCCGTGGCCGGTGGTTTAACCTTGAAAAGCACATGTCAGATGCCATGGAGGGGGAGCAACGGAAGAAAGATAAAGATAAGTTTTCCAGTAGAATCCATCTCCGTGTTTGCCTTGATGGAGGGTACCATGTGCTTGATGAGTCAACTCACTACAGCAGTGACCTTCGACCCACAGCTAAGCAGCTATGGAAGTCACATATTGGTGTGTTGGAGCTCGGAATTCTAAATGCTGAAGGGTTGCACCCAATGAAAACAAGGGATGGGAAGGGTATGTCAGACACATATTGTGTAGCAAAGTATGGGCACAAATGGGTTCGTACTCGAACCATAAATAACAGCCTAAGCCCAAAATACAATGAGCAGTACACATGGGAGGTATATGATCCTGCCACAGTTCTTACTGTTGGGGTTTTTGATAACAGTCAGATTGGTAATATAAATGGCAGCAGTAGGGATTTGAAAATTGGCAAGGTCCGGATTCGAATCTCTACCCTTGAGACTGGCCGTGTCTACACACACAATTACCCATTACTAGTCCTTCATCCTTCAGGTGTCAAAAAGATGGGTGAATTGCATCTTGCAATTAGATTTACGTGCACTTCATTCGTTAACATGATGTTTAAATACTCTAAACCACTTTTGCCAAAGATGCATTATGCAAGGCCATTGACTATGATTCAGCAAGATATGTTACGTCACCAAGCTGTCAACATAGTTGCAGCTCGTCTTAGTCGGGCAGAACCACCTCTTAGGAAGGAAGTAGTTGAATACATGTCTGATGCAGACTCTCATCTTTGGAGCATGAGGCGAAGCAAGGCAAACTTTTTCAGACTGATGTCAGTTTTTTCAGGGTTGTTTGCTGTTGCAAAATGGTTCGGAGAAGTCTGCGCTTGGAAGAACCCCATCACTACCGTGCTAGTACATGTTCTTTTCGTGATGCTTGTGTGCTTCCCTGAATTGATTTTGCCAACTGTTTTCCTATACATGTTTCTGATAGGGATTTGGAACTGGAGGTACCGCCCAAGGTACCCTCCTCATATGAACACAAGGATCTCATATGCAGATGCTGTGCACCCTGACGAGCTTGATGAAGAATTTGACACATTCCCCACAACGCGGAGTTCAGATATAGTTCGAATGAGGTATGATCGCTTGAGGAGTGTTGCTGGAAGGATTCAAACTGTGGTGGGAGATGTTGCAACCCAAGGGGAGCGGCTTCAGGCACTTCTCAATTGGCGCGATCCTCGTGCCACTACTTTATATATTACCTTCTGTCTTGTGGCTTCTATTGTGTTGTATGTGACACCTTTCCAGGTTCTGGTTCTTCTTGGTGGCGTTTACCTCATGAGGCACCCGAGGTTCAGGGGTAAGATGCCATCAGCCCCGGTTAACTTCTTTAGAAGGCTGCCAGCAAGGACAGATAGTATGTTGTAAAAGGTCTACTCAGATGTGGTAAAGTTTGTCCTGCCAGTGTctctgattttttattttcatggcGGTACTTGTAAATTGTAACGCGTATCCGCTGGTGTTCTGTTTATTGTTTATTGTCAATCATGGAAGTGCACAGATGTATGCAAACTGTTGTGATCCCGGTTAGTGCTACTCCTATTGATGTACTGTTCTGCA from Malus domestica chromosome 01, GDT2T_hap1 includes:
- the LOC103455751 gene encoding FT-interacting protein 7-like, whose translation is MNLKLGVEVVAAHDLMPKDGQGAASAFVELHFDHQRFQTTTKEKDLNPVWNESFYFNISDPNNLSNLSLEACIYHHGKGNSKSFLGKVCLTGTSFVPYSDAVVLHYPLEKRGLFSRIKGELGLKVFVTDDPSIRSSNPLPALDASLDRDSHSAHVQSQSQSQSQQVPNVNSNMLSNDKAESRHTFHHLPNPNLAQQQNISSASMQPSVNYGMQEMRSEPQSSKVVRSMYSGSSAQAPDYSLKETSPYLGGGRIVGGRVIPGDRPSGTYDLVEKMQYLFVRVVKARDLPHKDITGSLDPYVEVRVGNYKGTTRHFEKRQNPEWNEVFAFAKDNQQSSVLDVVVKDKNLLKDDFVGLVRFDLHEVPHRVPPDSPLAPEWYRLADKDGRKDKGELMLAVWFGTQADEAFPEAWHSDAIGPDDGSSVAYGHIRSKVYHSPRLWYVRVNVIEAQDLVLHDRSRFPDAYAKVQIGNQVLKTKPVQSRAMNPMWNEDLMFVAAEPFDDHLIVSVEDRVGPSKDETLGRVVIPLNAIERRADDRLIRGRWFNLEKHMSDAMEGEQRKKDKDKFSSRIHLRVCLDGGYHVLDESTHYSSDLRPTAKQLWKSHIGVLELGILNAEGLHPMKTRDGKGMSDTYCVAKYGHKWVRTRTINNSLSPKYNEQYTWEVYDPATVLTVGVFDNSQIGNINGSSRDLKIGKVRIRISTLETGRVYTHNYPLLVLHPSGVKKMGELHLAIRFTCTSFVNMMFKYSKPLLPKMHYARPLTMIQQDMLRHQAVNIVAARLSRAEPPLRKEVVEYMSDADSHLWSMRRSKANFFRLMSVFSGLFAVAKWFGEVCAWKNPITTVLVHVLFVMLVCFPELILPTVFLYMFLIGIWNWRYRPRYPPHMNTRISYADAVHPDELDEEFDTFPTTRSSDIVRMRYDRLRSVAGRIQTVVGDVATQGERLQALLNWRDPRATTLYITFCLVASIVLYVTPFQVLVLLGGVYLMRHPRFRGKMPSAPVNFFRRLPARTDSML